A stretch of the uncultured Desulfobacter sp. genome encodes the following:
- a CDS encoding 3-deoxy-7-phosphoheptulonate synthase class II, with protein sequence MTNQNGWTKSSWKNYTALQQPNWPDQNALEKVTKDLALLPPLVFAGEIRTLKDLLAKASKGEAFLIQGGDCSEDFSQVTAPTIRETMKVLLQMAVVMAYAGGKPAIKVGRIAGQFAKPRSSDTETVDGVELPSYRGDMVNKNEFSIKARTPNPKYMLKGYYLAASTLNLLRAFTRGGYAALHRVQAWNQEFVAQSPMGRSYDRLAKQIDQAMKFMNTIGIPTDIPQINQTQIFTSHEALLLPYEEALTRIDSTTGDWYDCSAHMLWIGERTRQVDGAHVEFLKGVLNPIGVKLGPDHDIDNIKQLIEILNPENEPGRLTLITRMGYDNIEKKLPALLREIKKEGSHIVWNCDPMHANTFTSESGHKTRDFNDILKEITRFFEIHWAEGTIPGGVHLEMTGKNVTECVGGARNIVSEELHNRYDTTCDPRLNAEQSLEVAFQIADMIKH encoded by the coding sequence ATGACAAATCAAAATGGATGGACAAAATCAAGTTGGAAAAATTACACGGCCCTTCAGCAGCCCAACTGGCCGGATCAGAACGCGTTGGAAAAAGTCACCAAGGATTTGGCTTTACTGCCGCCGCTGGTTTTTGCCGGAGAAATAAGAACGTTAAAAGACCTGCTGGCTAAAGCGTCAAAAGGGGAGGCGTTTCTGATTCAAGGTGGCGACTGTTCAGAAGATTTTTCCCAGGTTACGGCACCGACTATCAGGGAAACTATGAAAGTGTTGTTGCAGATGGCCGTTGTTATGGCCTATGCCGGTGGAAAGCCCGCCATAAAGGTGGGCCGGATTGCCGGGCAGTTTGCCAAACCCCGTTCGTCAGATACGGAAACTGTTGATGGTGTAGAGCTGCCGTCTTATCGGGGAGACATGGTGAATAAAAATGAATTTTCCATCAAGGCGCGGACCCCGAATCCTAAATACATGCTTAAAGGTTATTATCTGGCTGCCTCCACCCTGAACCTGTTGCGGGCATTTACCCGGGGCGGGTACGCAGCCCTGCACAGGGTTCAGGCCTGGAACCAGGAGTTTGTGGCGCAATCCCCCATGGGACGGTCTTATGATCGTCTAGCCAAACAGATTGACCAGGCCATGAAATTTATGAATACCATCGGAATCCCCACGGATATTCCCCAGATTAATCAAACCCAGATTTTTACCTCCCATGAAGCCCTTTTGCTGCCTTACGAAGAGGCGTTGACCCGTATTGATTCCACCACTGGCGACTGGTATGACTGTTCGGCTCATATGCTCTGGATTGGCGAGAGAACCCGGCAGGTGGACGGTGCGCATGTTGAATTCCTAAAAGGTGTACTTAATCCGATAGGGGTAAAACTCGGCCCGGATCATGATATTGATAATATCAAGCAGCTCATTGAAATCCTGAACCCTGAAAACGAACCCGGAAGATTGACGCTGATTACCCGAATGGGATATGACAATATCGAGAAAAAGCTGCCGGCCCTGCTTCGGGAAATTAAAAAAGAGGGGTCTCATATCGTGTGGAACTGCGATCCCATGCATGCCAACACCTTTACCTCGGAATCCGGACACAAGACCCGGGATTTTAATGATATTTTAAAGGAAATCACCCGGTTTTTTGAAATTCACTGGGCCGAAGGAACCATTCCGGGAGGCGTTCATCTCGAAATGACAGGCAAAAACGTAACCGAATGTGTTGGCGGTGCCAGAAATATTGTCAGCGAAGAACTTCATAATCGGTATGATACCACCTGTGACCCCAGGCTCAATGCGG
- a CDS encoding response regulator, which produces MDDKIMIVDDDVKVLKSIERIFRQEPVKCFLFSSPANALKEACGIEPTVVVSDQRMPEMEGTVFLEKMKQILPATVRVLMSGYADIDATISAINQGQVFRFIKKPWESDIFRSEIRHAVQYSKMLRRLVHSDSEPGECERAERLTGVLEMAGAVCHEFAQPVQIISGYCEILTEELNKQPGVSGFKEPVSHILQSTERLKDLLLKVMKVQRYKTRSYLLSSRIIDIEAATEK; this is translated from the coding sequence ATGGATGATAAAATCATGATAGTTGATGACGATGTTAAGGTATTAAAATCAATTGAGCGAATTTTTAGGCAGGAACCTGTTAAATGTTTTTTGTTTTCGTCTCCTGCCAATGCACTGAAAGAAGCCTGCGGGATTGAACCGACGGTTGTTGTTTCAGATCAGAGAATGCCGGAAATGGAAGGTACTGTTTTTTTAGAAAAAATGAAACAAATTCTGCCCGCCACGGTCAGAGTCCTTATGTCGGGTTACGCAGATATTGATGCAACCATCAGTGCAATTAATCAAGGGCAGGTTTTCCGGTTCATTAAAAAACCTTGGGAAAGTGATATATTTCGTTCTGAAATCAGGCACGCAGTCCAATATTCTAAAATGCTTCGACGTTTAGTGCACAGTGATTCCGAACCCGGAGAATGTGAACGGGCAGAGCGGTTGACTGGCGTACTTGAGATGGCCGGAGCCGTTTGTCATGAGTTTGCCCAACCTGTGCAGATTATTTCCGGGTATTGCGAGATTTTAACCGAAGAATTAAACAAACAGCCCGGTGTCTCGGGATTTAAAGAGCCTGTATCCCATATTCTTCAAAGTACGGAAAGACTAAAGGATCTGCTGCTGAAAGTTATGAAAGTTCAGCGGTATAAAACCCGTTCTTATCTTTTAAGCAGCAGAATAATCGATATTGAAGCAGCCACGGAAAAATAG
- a CDS encoding chemotaxis protein CheW, whose product MTDQLYSMNKAVADMTIKTGKYLTFSLESEEYGIGILKVKEIIGMLPITSVPRTPDFVKGVINLRGKVIPVIDLRSKFNMKSISYNDRTCIIVVEIDAEQSTVLIGIVVDTVSEVLNIKEDEIEETPAFGTKLDTRYILGMAKQDAGVKILLNIDKVLSSDEMAAIQNAS is encoded by the coding sequence ATGACCGACCAACTATACAGTATGAATAAAGCAGTAGCCGACATGACCATTAAAACAGGTAAATACCTCACTTTCTCTTTAGAATCGGAAGAGTATGGGATTGGTATTCTTAAAGTCAAAGAGATAATTGGTATGTTACCCATTACTTCGGTTCCAAGAACGCCGGACTTTGTCAAAGGCGTTATAAATTTACGGGGAAAGGTCATACCGGTAATTGATCTTCGGTCAAAATTCAATATGAAATCAATTTCTTACAATGACAGAACCTGCATTATTGTCGTGGAAATTGATGCCGAACAGTCCACGGTTCTAATTGGGATTGTCGTTGATACCGTCTCCGAGGTTTTAAACATAAAAGAAGATGAAATTGAGGAAACTCCGGCTTTTGGCACAAAACTGGATACAAGATATATCCTTGGCATGGCCAAACAGGATGCGGGCGTTAAAATTCTTTTAAACATAGATAAGGTCCTTTCGTCCGACGAAATGGCCGCTATTCAAAATGCGTCATAA